The following proteins are encoded in a genomic region of Vibrio sinaloensis:
- the ylqF gene encoding ribosome biogenesis GTPase YlqF, producing MSIQWFPGHMHKARKEIEEAIPQVDVIIEVLDARIPFSSENPMISELRGDKPVVKVLNKRDLADPELTQLWIDHFEKENHVKAMAITTSNVQEVNKILDLCRKLAPHREEIGKNIRTMIMGIPNVGKSTIINTLAGRTIAVTGNQPAVTRRQQRINLQNGIVLNDTPGILWPKVENPHSGFRLAATGAVKDTAMEYDEVAFYTVEYLAKAYPERLKERYEIEELPTSDIELMEEIGRRRGALRSGGRVDLHKCSEILLHELRNGTLGQITLELPEMITQELIEVEIEAARKAEEKAKKKEERRKRYLKNKR from the coding sequence ATGTCTATCCAATGGTTCCCGGGACACATGCACAAAGCTCGGAAAGAGATCGAAGAAGCCATTCCACAAGTGGATGTGATTATCGAAGTTCTCGACGCCCGCATCCCGTTTAGCAGTGAGAACCCAATGATCTCCGAACTTCGTGGCGATAAGCCGGTGGTAAAGGTGTTGAACAAACGCGATCTTGCCGACCCAGAGTTGACCCAGTTGTGGATTGATCATTTTGAAAAAGAGAACCACGTTAAAGCGATGGCGATCACCACATCCAATGTTCAAGAGGTCAATAAAATCCTCGACTTATGCCGTAAACTTGCACCGCATCGTGAAGAGATAGGCAAAAACATTCGCACCATGATCATGGGCATCCCAAATGTTGGCAAGTCCACCATCATCAATACACTGGCTGGGCGCACTATCGCTGTGACTGGTAACCAGCCCGCCGTGACTCGCCGTCAGCAACGTATAAATCTACAAAATGGTATTGTTCTCAATGACACGCCTGGAATTTTGTGGCCAAAGGTAGAAAACCCTCACAGTGGTTTCCGACTCGCCGCTACTGGCGCGGTGAAAGATACGGCCATGGAATATGATGAAGTGGCATTTTATACCGTTGAATATTTGGCTAAGGCTTACCCTGAGCGACTAAAAGAGCGCTATGAAATTGAAGAGTTGCCAACCAGCGACATCGAGCTGATGGAAGAAATTGGTCGCCGCCGTGGCGCTTTGCGCTCTGGTGGCCGCGTCGATCTACACAAATGTTCCGAAATTCTTCTGCACGAGTTGCGCAATGGTACTCTGGGTCAAATCACGCTGGAACTGCCTGAAATGATCACTCAAGAGCTCATCGAAGTGGAAATTGAAGCCGCACGCAAAGCCGAAGAGAAAGCGAAGAAGAAAGAAGAACGCCGCAAGCGTTATCTTAAAAATAAACGTTAA